The following are from one region of the Georgenia sp. M64 genome:
- a CDS encoding MFS transporter, whose protein sequence is MTDTRATPAPATLPREIWVLVAAAFVIAMGYGLVAPVLPQFARSFDVGVTAASVVVSVFAFFRLVFAPASGRLVTRLGERAVYITGLLIVALSTGVTAFAQSYGQLLVFRGLGGIGSTMFTVSAMGLIVRLAPPAARGRASAAYGTAFLLGNIGGPLLGGLLAEAGLRVPFLVYAAALVVAAGFVAVLLRPEALRPPPGTVPRPPMTLREGWAHPAYRASLASGFANGWSNFGVRVAIVPLFAAAALGAAPWAAGAALAAFAVGNAAALGTAGRLADSRGRKPLVILGLAVSGALTAVLGLTGDVVSLLAVSALAGVGTGMLNPAQQATVADVVGQERSGGPVLAAFQMATDVGQILGPVLAGLLVDHVGYGAAFALSGGISLAAAVLWLPAPETRQEPAAS, encoded by the coding sequence ATGACCGATACCCGCGCCACTCCCGCGCCCGCCACGCTCCCCCGCGAGATCTGGGTGCTCGTCGCCGCCGCGTTCGTCATCGCCATGGGCTACGGCCTCGTCGCCCCGGTGCTCCCCCAGTTCGCGCGCAGCTTCGACGTCGGCGTGACCGCCGCCTCGGTGGTGGTGAGCGTCTTCGCCTTCTTCCGGCTCGTGTTCGCCCCGGCCAGCGGGCGCCTGGTCACCCGCCTGGGCGAGCGTGCGGTGTACATCACCGGCCTGCTCATCGTGGCTCTGTCGACCGGTGTCACGGCGTTCGCGCAGTCCTACGGCCAGCTCCTCGTCTTCCGCGGCCTGGGCGGCATCGGCTCGACGATGTTCACCGTCTCGGCGATGGGCCTCATCGTCCGGCTCGCCCCTCCCGCCGCGCGGGGGCGCGCCTCGGCCGCATACGGCACCGCCTTCCTCCTGGGCAACATCGGCGGCCCGCTGCTCGGCGGTCTGCTCGCCGAGGCGGGGCTGCGCGTGCCCTTCCTCGTCTACGCCGCAGCACTGGTGGTCGCCGCCGGCTTCGTGGCGGTCCTGCTCCGCCCGGAGGCGCTCCGCCCGCCGCCCGGCACGGTCCCGCGGCCGCCGATGACCCTCCGGGAGGGGTGGGCACATCCCGCCTACCGGGCGTCACTCGCCTCGGGCTTCGCCAACGGCTGGTCGAACTTCGGCGTCCGGGTGGCGATCGTCCCGCTCTTCGCCGCGGCGGCCCTCGGCGCCGCGCCGTGGGCGGCGGGTGCGGCGCTGGCCGCGTTCGCCGTCGGCAATGCCGCTGCGCTCGGCACGGCCGGACGCCTGGCGGACAGCCGGGGCCGCAAGCCCCTGGTCATCCTGGGCCTCGCCGTCAGCGGGGCGCTGACCGCGGTCCTCGGGCTCACCGGCGACGTCGTCTCCCTCCTTGCCGTCTCGGCGCTGGCCGGCGTGGGCACGGGCATGCTCAACCCCGCCCAGCAGGCCACCGTGGCCGACGTGGTCGGACAGGAGCGCTCCGGCGGCCCGGTGCTGGCCGCGTTCCAGATGGCCACCGACGTCGGGCAGATCCTCGGGCCGGTCCTGGCGGGCCTGCTCGTGGACCATGTGGGCTACGGCGCGGCCTTCGCGCTGTCCGGCGGGATCTCGCTGGCCGCCGCCGTCCTGTGGTTGCCGGCGCCGGAGACCCGCCAGGAGCCCGCGGCGTCCTGA
- a CDS encoding DUF4870 domain-containing protein, whose product MTTNPNDPERTTPEHDEGSEGARTTPLPQEGADATTPLPQDPTVPLSGRSEPPSPAGAAAAAQGEAWGAAPHRTDATDGTDSTDSTDSTDTPSPAAAAAAAQGEAWGAAPDRAADEDHDQPRHDYGQQSQQGTSQSGYSGYGPTGSGQAGPDYGPTGAQTGYGQSGQGYGTQQGQYGQPGYDQPGYGQAGQQPGYGQPGYGQTGQQTPYDQPGYGQTGQPPYGQPGPGQYDQPGPGQYGRPGQQPPYPQPGYGQQQPYAPTIMSDADQRLWATLAHISGLFSFLGPLITWLVLKDRGAFVEDQSKEALNFQITLAILGVAMTIITVITLGIGAFLYLYYIAAVVFMILAAVAANRGERYRYPLTIRLVS is encoded by the coding sequence ATGACGACCAACCCCAACGACCCGGAGCGCACGACGCCCGAGCACGACGAGGGCTCCGAGGGCGCACGGACGACGCCGCTGCCTCAGGAGGGCGCGGACGCGACCACCCCGCTCCCGCAGGACCCGACGGTGCCGCTCTCGGGGCGTTCCGAGCCCCCGTCGCCGGCTGGGGCAGCGGCTGCCGCACAGGGCGAGGCGTGGGGCGCCGCACCCCACCGGACCGATGCCACCGACGGCACCGACAGCACCGACAGCACCGACAGCACCGACACTCCGTCGCCGGCGGCGGCCGCCGCGGCCGCCCAGGGCGAGGCGTGGGGGGCCGCGCCCGACCGCGCTGCGGATGAGGACCACGACCAGCCGCGCCATGACTACGGCCAGCAGTCCCAGCAGGGAACGAGCCAGTCGGGGTACTCGGGATACGGCCCGACCGGCTCCGGCCAGGCCGGCCCCGACTACGGCCCGACCGGCGCGCAGACCGGCTACGGCCAGAGCGGCCAGGGCTACGGGACCCAGCAGGGGCAGTACGGGCAGCCGGGGTACGACCAGCCCGGCTACGGCCAGGCCGGCCAGCAGCCCGGCTACGGGCAGCCCGGCTACGGCCAGACCGGCCAGCAGACCCCGTACGACCAGCCCGGCTACGGCCAGACCGGCCAGCCCCCGTACGGGCAGCCCGGCCCCGGACAGTACGACCAGCCCGGACCCGGACAGTACGGCCGGCCCGGCCAGCAGCCCCCGTACCCCCAGCCCGGCTACGGCCAGCAGCAGCCCTACGCGCCGACCATCATGAGCGACGCGGACCAGCGGCTGTGGGCCACACTCGCCCACATCAGCGGCCTCTTCTCGTTCCTCGGCCCGCTCATCACCTGGCTCGTGCTCAAGGACCGTGGCGCCTTCGTGGAGGACCAGTCCAAGGAGGCACTGAACTTCCAGATCACCCTGGCGATCCTCGGCGTCGCGATGACGATCATCACGGTCATCACCCTCGGCATCGGGGCGTTCCTCTACCTGTACTACATCGCAGCCGTCGTCTTCATGATCCTGGCGGCCGTGGCCGCGAACCGTGGCGAGCGCTACCGGTACCCGCTCACCATCCGCCTCGTGAGCTGA